A genomic segment from Lignipirellula cremea encodes:
- a CDS encoding DUF1501 domain-containing protein, giving the protein MLLQAGTGFGALALAGLAAEPAAAAPAPSPLAAKLAHRAAQAKSVIFLFMEGGPSHLDTFDPKPALQKLAGKPLPESFGRVITAMGEFDSPVLESKRKWKQHGESGLWISDWLPAIAQHADDLAVIRSCWTNGINHSGGVCQMNTGTQFAGRPSLGSWVTYGLGTENENLPAYVVMQDLKDSVVNGPRNWSAGFMPAVYQGTALQVEGSPFPNLAPPEQVSTPQQRLELDYLARLNQRHAAERPDNSELEAKIRSYELAFQMQSHAPEAVDLSQESEQTKRLYGMDQPETSAYGRNLLLARRMVERGVRFVQCYHGSGSKWDAHAHIESNHTKMCQQMDQPVAGLLTDLKERGLLDQTLVVWGGEFGRTPMSERGDGRDHNPTGFTMWMAGGGVQGGKAHGTTDEVGLHAVEDRLHVHDLHSTILYLMGLDHRKLVYMHKGRPERIDQNEGHAFKQIAAT; this is encoded by the coding sequence ATGTTGCTGCAGGCGGGAACCGGTTTTGGGGCGCTCGCTTTGGCGGGATTGGCCGCGGAGCCTGCCGCCGCCGCGCCGGCTCCTTCGCCGTTGGCGGCGAAGCTAGCGCACCGTGCGGCGCAGGCCAAGAGCGTCATCTTTCTGTTCATGGAAGGCGGCCCCAGCCACCTGGATACGTTTGATCCCAAACCGGCCCTGCAGAAGCTGGCCGGCAAACCGCTCCCGGAAAGTTTCGGCCGGGTAATCACCGCTATGGGCGAGTTCGATTCGCCTGTGCTGGAATCGAAGCGGAAGTGGAAGCAGCACGGCGAAAGCGGCCTGTGGATTTCCGACTGGCTGCCCGCCATCGCGCAGCACGCCGACGACCTGGCCGTGATCCGCTCCTGCTGGACCAACGGCATCAACCATTCCGGCGGCGTCTGCCAGATGAATACCGGCACCCAGTTCGCCGGGCGTCCTTCCCTGGGCAGCTGGGTCACCTACGGTCTGGGAACCGAGAACGAAAACCTGCCGGCCTATGTGGTGATGCAGGACCTTAAAGACTCCGTCGTCAACGGCCCGCGCAACTGGAGCGCCGGTTTCATGCCGGCCGTCTACCAGGGAACGGCCCTCCAGGTCGAAGGCAGTCCCTTCCCCAACCTGGCTCCGCCAGAGCAGGTCAGCACGCCGCAGCAGCGGTTAGAGCTGGACTACCTCGCCCGGCTGAACCAGCGGCACGCGGCCGAGCGGCCGGATAACTCCGAACTGGAAGCAAAGATCCGCAGCTACGAGCTGGCCTTCCAGATGCAATCCCATGCCCCCGAGGCGGTCGATCTGTCACAAGAGTCAGAGCAAACCAAACGCCTGTACGGCATGGACCAGCCGGAGACATCGGCCTACGGACGCAATCTCTTGCTGGCCCGTCGCATGGTCGAACGGGGCGTGCGGTTCGTGCAGTGCTACCATGGCTCGGGCAGCAAATGGGACGCGCATGCCCATATCGAATCGAACCACACCAAAATGTGCCAGCAGATGGACCAGCCGGTCGCCGGCCTGCTAACCGATCTCAAGGAACGCGGCCTGCTGGATCAGACGCTGGTCGTGTGGGGCGGCGAGTTCGGCCGCACCCCCATGAGTGAACGCGGCGACGGACGCGACCACAACCCGACCGGCTTCACCATGTGGATGGCCGGCGGCGGCGTGCAAGGCGGCAAAGCCCACGGCACGACCGACGAAGTCGGCCTGCACGCGGTGGAGGATCGGCTGCACGTCCACGACCTGCATTCGACCATTCTCTACCTGATGGGACTCGACCACCGGAAGCTGGTCTACATGCACAAAGGCCGTCCCGAACGGATCGACCAGAACGAAGGCCACGCCTTCAAACAGATTGCCGCCACGTAA
- a CDS encoding DUF1553 domain-containing protein, giving the protein MMTPPARPVARPRLPFSRLPFACLALVVLSQVGLGALFLSSSLAAAEITQQQENDFETHIRPTLTTRCLHCHGPGKQEGGLQVTTLELLLKGGDSGPALIPGKPDESLLVEAIRYEGFEMPPDGQLKKPVIQAVEKWIAAGAAWPPGVELKSPPKITAEDRQWWCIQPITDPAVPVVDDGGWCRNEIDRFLFARLAKEGIEPAAEASPAALQRRLHFALTGLPPQTEAASAALDYEGLVDRLLQEETYGENQARYWLDLVRYAESDGYRADFARPQAHQYRDYVIRSFNADKPYDQFVTEQLAGDETDPGNRDALVATMFLRHWIYEWNQRDVEGQWQAILDDVTETTADAFLAMGLKCARCHDHKFDPLLQQDYYRLKAFFAPLLPREDLPIADVDARREYEQQLAVWEQATADIRQKLFAIENPVLLKHSTREGVKRFVPEIRDMISKRPGERLPYEHQIASLAGRQFDVHPDKLPEWLDEKTEATRQELLQQLAQFDEIKPQPLPTLSYVVSDVGPQAPPTLIPGLETAGPVAPGFPTILDSKPASIIPPPPALASTGRRTALAGWITDPQNPLTARVMVNRVWQQHFGRGLVETSSDFGHLGAPPSHPELLDWLSRRFMEDGWSLKKLHRRILTSAAYRQTSQRPLTDELARKDIENQLLWRMSPRRLSGEEIADAMLSASGELEGKKRAIYKPVKRNQPDPLAALFDFPDRIRSTGKRHRTTTSTQALMLLNNSWTYDRARAMVRTLPADDDEAFLHQAYQRLFARPPVPQEIALGRQFLQTFTETVVAEKPAPLLAKLPSGQPAFDVAAKDPAFLLVPSSERLPQEDFTVRATVMLRSLYADASVRTIVTHWNGNAKSPGWSLGVTSTRSAYKPKNLILQLVGQNEAGQTQYEVVPSNLRLELNKPYEVAVRVKLADRSPAGITFYLRDLSVPGAKLQTASVKHTVVSGIRPSHALGIGSRDRSHNWEGLLGPIRLYDLALPEEEWMDEGKTNASASLPVLDLTFADADKPGADASTLPLHAQVQRGSTVVPGRQAQVALLHALLNSNEMIYLD; this is encoded by the coding sequence ATGATGACGCCCCCCGCCCGCCCCGTTGCGCGGCCCCGCCTGCCTTTCTCCCGTCTCCCGTTTGCCTGTCTGGCGCTGGTCGTCCTGTCACAGGTCGGCCTGGGCGCACTGTTCTTGTCGTCCAGTCTGGCCGCGGCCGAGATCACGCAACAGCAGGAGAACGACTTTGAAACGCACATCCGCCCCACGCTGACGACCCGCTGCCTGCACTGCCATGGCCCCGGTAAACAGGAAGGCGGCCTGCAGGTGACGACCCTGGAGCTGCTGCTTAAAGGAGGCGATTCCGGCCCGGCCCTGATTCCCGGCAAGCCGGACGAGAGCCTGCTGGTGGAAGCGATCCGTTACGAAGGCTTCGAGATGCCGCCGGACGGACAGCTGAAAAAGCCCGTCATCCAGGCGGTGGAAAAATGGATCGCCGCTGGCGCTGCCTGGCCGCCGGGCGTGGAGCTGAAATCTCCGCCCAAGATCACGGCCGAAGATCGCCAGTGGTGGTGCATCCAGCCAATCACCGATCCAGCCGTCCCCGTCGTCGACGACGGCGGCTGGTGCCGCAATGAGATCGACCGGTTTCTCTTCGCCCGGCTGGCGAAGGAAGGGATCGAGCCGGCCGCGGAAGCCTCGCCCGCCGCGCTGCAGCGCCGGCTGCACTTCGCCCTGACCGGCCTGCCGCCGCAGACCGAGGCAGCGTCGGCAGCGCTGGACTATGAAGGGCTCGTCGATCGTCTGCTGCAGGAGGAAACCTACGGCGAGAACCAGGCCCGGTACTGGCTCGACCTGGTGCGATACGCGGAATCCGACGGCTATCGGGCCGACTTCGCCCGGCCCCAAGCGCACCAGTATCGGGACTATGTGATCCGCTCGTTCAACGCCGACAAACCGTACGACCAGTTCGTCACGGAGCAGCTGGCTGGCGATGAAACAGACCCTGGCAACCGCGACGCTCTGGTCGCCACCATGTTCCTGCGGCACTGGATTTATGAATGGAACCAGCGCGATGTCGAAGGCCAGTGGCAGGCGATTCTCGACGACGTGACGGAAACCACCGCCGACGCGTTCCTGGCTATGGGGCTCAAATGCGCTCGCTGCCACGACCACAAATTCGACCCGCTGCTGCAGCAGGATTACTACCGGCTGAAAGCGTTCTTTGCGCCGCTATTGCCACGTGAGGACCTGCCGATCGCCGATGTCGACGCCCGCCGCGAGTACGAACAGCAGCTGGCCGTCTGGGAACAGGCGACGGCCGACATCCGCCAGAAATTGTTCGCGATTGAGAACCCCGTGCTGCTGAAACACTCGACGCGGGAAGGGGTCAAGCGGTTCGTGCCCGAGATCCGCGACATGATCTCCAAACGGCCGGGCGAACGCCTGCCGTACGAGCACCAGATCGCCTCGCTGGCCGGTCGCCAGTTCGATGTGCATCCCGACAAGCTGCCCGAATGGCTGGACGAAAAAACAGAAGCGACCCGCCAGGAGCTGCTCCAGCAACTAGCCCAGTTCGACGAGATCAAACCCCAGCCGCTGCCCACGCTGTCGTATGTCGTCAGCGATGTCGGCCCCCAGGCGCCGCCCACGCTCATCCCCGGGCTGGAAACCGCCGGCCCCGTCGCCCCGGGCTTCCCCACCATTCTCGACAGCAAGCCAGCATCGATTATTCCACCGCCGCCGGCGCTGGCCAGTACGGGCCGTCGCACAGCGCTCGCTGGCTGGATTACCGATCCGCAGAATCCGCTGACCGCCCGGGTCATGGTGAACCGAGTCTGGCAGCAACATTTTGGCCGGGGCCTGGTGGAAACGTCCAGCGACTTCGGTCACCTGGGCGCGCCGCCTTCGCACCCGGAACTGCTGGACTGGCTGTCCCGCCGCTTCATGGAAGACGGCTGGAGTCTGAAAAAGCTGCACCGCCGGATCCTCACTTCGGCCGCTTACCGGCAAACGTCGCAGCGACCGTTGACCGACGAACTGGCCCGCAAGGACATCGAGAACCAGCTGCTGTGGCGGATGTCGCCCCGGCGGCTGTCGGGCGAAGAAATCGCCGACGCCATGCTCTCGGCCAGCGGCGAACTGGAAGGGAAGAAACGGGCGATCTACAAGCCCGTCAAACGGAACCAGCCGGACCCGCTGGCGGCCTTGTTCGACTTTCCCGACCGCATCCGCAGCACAGGCAAGCGACACCGCACCACGACTTCGACCCAGGCCCTGATGCTGCTCAACAACAGCTGGACGTACGACCGCGCCCGGGCGATGGTCCGCACCCTGCCTGCCGATGACGACGAAGCGTTCCTGCACCAGGCGTACCAGCGGCTGTTTGCCCGGCCGCCCGTCCCGCAGGAAATTGCGCTCGGCCGGCAATTCCTGCAGACGTTTACGGAAACGGTCGTCGCGGAAAAACCGGCCCCGCTGCTGGCGAAACTGCCCTCGGGCCAGCCGGCGTTCGATGTGGCCGCCAAGGATCCGGCCTTCCTGCTTGTGCCGTCGTCGGAACGGTTGCCGCAGGAGGACTTCACCGTCAGAGCAACGGTAATGTTGAGATCGCTGTATGCCGATGCTTCTGTCCGCACCATCGTGACGCACTGGAACGGCAACGCAAAATCGCCGGGCTGGTCGCTGGGAGTCACCTCGACCCGGAGCGCTTACAAACCGAAGAACCTGATCCTGCAGCTGGTCGGCCAGAACGAGGCCGGCCAGACGCAGTACGAAGTGGTCCCCTCGAACCTGCGGCTGGAACTGAACAAGCCGTACGAAGTGGCCGTCCGCGTCAAACTGGCCGACCGCTCGCCCGCGGGAATCACCTTTTACCTGCGGGACTTGTCGGTTCCGGGCGCAAAGCTGCAGACGGCCAGCGTCAAACACACCGTGGTCAGCGGGATTCGTCCGTCCCACGCCCTGGGAATCGGCAGTCGCGATCGAAGCCACAACTGGGAAGGGCTGCTGGGGCCGATCCGCCTTTACGATCTGGCCCTGCCGGAGGAGGAATGGATGGACGAGGGAAAGACCAACGCGTCCGCCTCACTGCCGGTGCTGGACCTGACCTTTGCCGACGCCGACAAACCGGGGGCCGATGCTTCCACCCTGCCGCTACACGCCCAGGTGCAGCGAGGGTCGACGGTCGTTCCCGGACGCCAGGCGCAGGTCGCCTTGTTACACGCGCTTTTAAACTCTAACGAGATGATTTACCTTGACTAA
- a CDS encoding inositol-3-phosphate synthase — translation MVQRRIGIWLLGAKGGVATTAILGLTALRKGLTGDTGLVSQLPRFADLDLAEWDAFVVGGHEIRDVSLADEAMNLAEISHAIDRRLVEQCRPELDEIDKSIRPGTLHNVGQTIASFAGKDCKDRQETPRAAILRMQADWKEFLAANDLERMIVVNVASTEPTVDESALPATWAEMEPLLDDAERCPLAASSLYAIAAFEMGMPYINFTPSLGSKPAALCELALANNTCHYGHDGKTGETLLKSALAPMFAQRNLDVMSWVGHNIFGNMDGKVLNDPLNKKTKVVSKDRLLGQILGYDPQTHISIEYIESLGDWKTAWDHIHFRGFLGTPMIMQFTWQGCDSLLAAPLVLDLIRFTELAVRRGETGLMTFLASFFKSPLGITENDFVRQFQMLEAWADEAAKP, via the coding sequence ATGGTCCAGCGACGAATTGGCATCTGGTTGTTAGGGGCCAAAGGGGGGGTGGCGACTACCGCTATTCTCGGTTTGACCGCTTTGCGCAAGGGACTCACAGGCGATACAGGGCTGGTGAGTCAATTGCCGCGTTTTGCCGACCTGGACCTGGCGGAATGGGACGCGTTTGTGGTGGGCGGCCACGAGATCCGCGACGTCAGCCTGGCCGACGAAGCGATGAATCTGGCCGAGATCAGCCACGCCATTGACCGCCGGCTGGTCGAGCAGTGCCGTCCTGAACTCGACGAAATCGACAAGTCGATCCGCCCTGGCACGCTCCACAATGTGGGCCAGACGATCGCTTCTTTCGCCGGGAAGGATTGCAAAGATCGCCAGGAAACGCCCCGGGCCGCCATTCTGCGGATGCAGGCGGACTGGAAAGAGTTTCTCGCCGCTAACGACCTGGAGCGGATGATCGTCGTCAATGTGGCGTCGACCGAACCGACGGTTGACGAGAGCGCGCTGCCGGCCACCTGGGCCGAGATGGAGCCCCTGCTCGACGACGCCGAGCGCTGCCCGCTGGCGGCCAGCAGCCTGTACGCCATTGCCGCGTTTGAAATGGGCATGCCGTACATTAACTTCACGCCGTCGCTCGGATCCAAGCCGGCCGCCCTGTGCGAACTGGCCCTGGCCAACAACACCTGCCACTACGGCCACGATGGGAAAACGGGGGAAACGCTGCTCAAAAGCGCACTGGCCCCGATGTTCGCCCAGCGCAACCTCGATGTGATGAGCTGGGTCGGCCATAACATTTTTGGCAACATGGACGGCAAGGTCCTGAACGACCCGCTTAACAAAAAAACCAAGGTCGTCAGCAAGGACCGCCTGCTGGGCCAGATCCTGGGCTACGACCCGCAAACGCACATCAGCATCGAATACATCGAAAGCCTGGGCGACTGGAAAACGGCCTGGGATCATATCCATTTCCGGGGTTTCCTCGGCACGCCGATGATCATGCAATTCACCTGGCAGGGCTGCGATTCCTTGCTGGCGGCGCCGCTGGTGCTGGACCTGATCCGCTTTACCGAACTGGCCGTGCGGCGGGGAGAAACCGGACTGATGACCTTCCTGGCCAGTTTTTTCAAAAGCCCGCTGGGCATCACCGAGAACGACTTTGTCCGGCAGTTCCAGATGCTGGAAGCCTGGGCCGATGAGGCCGCCAAACCCTGA
- a CDS encoding DUF2079 domain-containing protein translates to MGEKQRRRRLQETSARSGSLRSEKPPAASVSLPAVGSACLAGFVWTFALLQVNSRFHSLLLYQVSASGPPLLGWLLLSGWQLLSILALGTAVAWGCYRANQTAGRALGASTGWILAAGLVPLLDLFRLAGVPLPLSLYEPLWLVFVTSSAVAAMAGDWFPSVWAAAAEEPFEPPTSRVNSPWWTVAAVGACVVMLGWWISEGLTAYHNFLLGHADFGMYARRLDSTWSGRGWLVESPGSSPFYDHFNPGLLLLTPFWGLAPTGQMLVVLQAFCLAAPGLCVYHLARGYGASRAGAAFWTVAWLLYPVTMNLNLNYSYGWHPVSVSLLAMFAAIAAWTRGRRWLALLALLLAGSMQEDVWAPIACLAFVLAGHAWFVSRRQASTEESLAETTAAGWPAAGNPVALLLAGAASVLLFLAIYVWSPSSGFQAGRFHELGDSLGAVLLSPLLRPTAFWGNLFRDRCLVFLLALFLPLGWRPLLRGGWLLLAAAPALAILLVWNFDPAQSIAHQYTSTLLPIFFFAAIVGAAGNRQVSSGQRERSLFRYGAAAAAAGLVGCAALSSSPWNEKPFYEIAAVSYPQQAALRLTPANNRAIHRLINQVRGPQARVLASGRLAAHLLDSERLEAIGTVANRWPLVDAEAAPGEPRLATFDWILFDLDELFSQSRQQMLDAMAEAEQAGFQVVTQDEGVVLMKRTTP, encoded by the coding sequence ATGGGAGAGAAGCAACGCCGGCGTCGGCTGCAGGAAACGTCCGCCCGTTCCGGTTCCTTGCGTTCCGAGAAGCCGCCTGCCGCCTCCGTCTCGCTGCCGGCCGTCGGATCGGCTTGCCTGGCTGGGTTTGTGTGGACGTTCGCCTTGCTACAGGTCAATTCGCGTTTCCACTCGCTACTGCTTTACCAGGTCTCCGCCAGCGGTCCGCCGCTGCTGGGCTGGCTGCTGCTTTCCGGCTGGCAACTGCTCAGTATTCTGGCATTGGGGACCGCCGTCGCCTGGGGCTGTTACCGGGCGAACCAGACCGCCGGCCGGGCGCTGGGCGCGTCGACCGGGTGGATCCTGGCGGCCGGGCTTGTCCCGCTGCTGGATCTGTTCCGGCTGGCAGGCGTTCCCTTGCCGCTGTCGCTGTATGAACCGCTGTGGCTGGTCTTTGTCACCAGTTCCGCCGTGGCCGCGATGGCGGGTGACTGGTTTCCGTCCGTGTGGGCTGCTGCCGCCGAAGAACCGTTCGAGCCGCCAACGTCCCGCGTCAACAGTCCCTGGTGGACGGTCGCGGCGGTTGGCGCCTGTGTGGTGATGCTGGGATGGTGGATCTCCGAGGGGTTGACGGCTTATCACAACTTTCTGCTGGGGCATGCCGACTTTGGCATGTACGCCCGGCGACTGGACAGCACGTGGTCGGGCCGCGGCTGGCTGGTGGAGTCGCCCGGGTCTTCGCCGTTTTACGATCACTTTAACCCGGGACTCCTGCTGCTGACGCCGTTCTGGGGGCTGGCGCCGACGGGACAAATGCTCGTGGTGCTGCAGGCGTTCTGCCTGGCGGCTCCTGGACTGTGCGTTTATCACCTGGCCCGCGGATACGGCGCTTCCCGGGCGGGGGCGGCGTTTTGGACGGTCGCCTGGTTGTTGTACCCGGTGACGATGAATCTCAACTTGAACTACTCTTACGGCTGGCATCCGGTGAGTGTGTCGCTGCTGGCGATGTTCGCCGCGATCGCCGCCTGGACGCGCGGCCGGCGCTGGCTGGCGCTGCTCGCGCTCTTGCTGGCCGGATCAATGCAGGAAGATGTCTGGGCGCCGATCGCTTGCCTGGCATTCGTCCTGGCGGGACATGCCTGGTTCGTCTCCCGACGTCAGGCTTCGACGGAAGAATCACTTGCCGAAACGACCGCGGCCGGCTGGCCTGCGGCCGGGAATCCGGTGGCGCTATTGCTGGCGGGCGCGGCCAGCGTGCTGTTGTTCCTGGCGATTTATGTGTGGAGTCCTTCATCAGGCTTTCAGGCGGGCCGCTTCCATGAGCTGGGCGATTCGCTGGGGGCTGTGCTGCTTTCGCCCTTGCTGCGGCCGACGGCGTTCTGGGGGAACCTGTTCCGGGACCGCTGCCTGGTTTTTCTGCTGGCGTTGTTCTTGCCGCTGGGCTGGCGGCCGTTGCTGCGGGGCGGCTGGCTGCTGCTGGCCGCGGCGCCGGCGTTGGCCATTTTGCTGGTCTGGAATTTCGATCCGGCGCAGAGCATTGCCCACCAGTACACGTCGACTTTGTTGCCGATCTTTTTCTTCGCCGCGATCGTCGGCGCGGCCGGCAATCGCCAGGTGTCCTCCGGCCAGCGGGAGCGGAGCCTGTTCCGTTACGGCGCCGCGGCGGCGGCGGCAGGGCTGGTCGGGTGTGCGGCGCTCAGTTCGTCTCCCTGGAACGAAAAGCCCTTCTATGAGATCGCCGCCGTCAGCTATCCCCAGCAGGCCGCCCTGCGGCTCACGCCGGCGAACAACCGGGCGATCCATCGGCTGATCAACCAGGTCCGCGGTCCCCAGGCCCGCGTGCTGGCCAGCGGTCGGTTGGCGGCCCATCTGCTGGACAGCGAACGCTTGGAAGCGATCGGCACGGTCGCCAATCGCTGGCCGCTGGTCGACGCCGAAGCGGCGCCCGGTGAGCCCCGGCTGGCGACGTTCGACTGGATCCTGTTCGACCTGGACGAGCTGTTCTCGCAATCCCGCCAGCAAATGCTCGACGCCATGGCCGAAGCGGAGCAGGCCGGGTTCCAGGTCGTCACCCAGGACGAAGGGGTGGTGCTGATGAAACGAACGACGCCGTAA
- a CDS encoding FHA domain-containing serine/threonine-protein kinase gives MHGSDSSLELVVHDPESGEGWRRALPRGETIRLGRAPDSSWATPWDMRISREQADLRLDGEELQVNCLEAARNAGVVRGASQRHFSILPGEEFRIGRTTFRLERAAVKTSAVRPVSLDAEPVCLDPEVLELRAQTAVLERQLQELTSQLHAADRKVVEVELALDQSRQTAARSPSESPELQSALQRNQQLAEEKALADQRSEQLQQSLQSLQERIEQIQQSSSGLHVDNQNLAAERYQFQQTTATQQETIAALQAERDALRQDQQQTLKSLENSEQALALTRQSLVQTEQTLAQIRQSLAATEQALAKSERERLAAEQARAQTQATLDQQQQEIQSLQQERPIARACPAVPLASDDSETENSLLRLGGRFADCVLGERLSGKGKNLLFRATRNRQACLLQVTSSGRTRMLEPAADYCAKIDRLLRLSHPNLAAILERGEQDGQRYLVLEDVSGFDLVSLVRKFHPLPLPNALGYLLHAAVGLGYLHQAGVVHRNINPTNFMVDNTGKTRVLGLEGSLVQGVPCVTRGPVGAPNYMPPEQAINSETVTPLADVYGFGCLLFTTFTANPPYSGQNAQELFRAHRESPAPQLHDYRRDLPAGLQTVLDRMLAKQPEDRYPSMDAVIDALQSL, from the coding sequence ATGCACGGGTCCGATTCCTCCCTGGAGCTGGTAGTCCACGATCCCGAGTCCGGGGAAGGCTGGCGCCGCGCGCTGCCTCGCGGCGAAACGATCCGCCTGGGCCGTGCCCCCGACTCCAGCTGGGCGACACCCTGGGACATGCGGATCTCGCGCGAGCAGGCCGATCTGCGGCTTGACGGCGAAGAGCTGCAGGTGAACTGCCTGGAGGCGGCTCGCAACGCGGGCGTGGTCCGCGGCGCTTCGCAGCGGCACTTTTCCATCCTGCCCGGTGAAGAGTTCCGCATCGGCCGCACGACCTTTCGCCTGGAACGGGCCGCCGTGAAGACCAGCGCTGTTCGGCCCGTCTCTCTCGATGCCGAGCCCGTCTGTCTCGATCCCGAAGTTCTCGAACTGCGGGCCCAGACGGCTGTGCTGGAACGCCAGCTGCAGGAGCTTACCAGCCAGCTGCACGCCGCGGATCGGAAGGTGGTGGAAGTCGAACTGGCCCTCGACCAGTCCCGTCAGACCGCCGCCCGCTCCCCGTCGGAATCGCCCGAGCTGCAGTCGGCCCTGCAGCGGAACCAGCAACTGGCGGAGGAAAAAGCCCTCGCCGACCAGCGATCTGAGCAACTGCAGCAGTCGCTCCAGTCCCTGCAGGAACGGATCGAACAGATCCAGCAATCCAGCAGCGGCCTGCATGTGGACAACCAGAACCTCGCCGCCGAGCGCTACCAGTTCCAGCAAACCACCGCGACGCAGCAGGAGACGATTGCCGCGCTCCAGGCCGAACGGGACGCCCTGCGGCAGGACCAGCAGCAAACGCTGAAGTCGCTGGAAAACAGCGAACAAGCGCTGGCCCTGACTCGCCAATCGCTCGTCCAGACCGAACAAACCTTGGCGCAGATCCGGCAGTCTCTCGCCGCGACCGAACAAGCGCTCGCAAAGTCCGAACGGGAACGCCTGGCGGCCGAGCAAGCTCGGGCGCAGACCCAGGCGACGCTGGATCAGCAACAGCAAGAGATCCAGTCGCTGCAGCAGGAACGCCCGATCGCTCGCGCGTGTCCTGCCGTTCCGCTGGCGTCGGACGACAGCGAGACGGAAAACTCCCTGCTGAGACTGGGCGGCCGATTTGCAGACTGCGTGCTGGGCGAGCGGCTCAGCGGCAAGGGGAAGAACCTGTTGTTCCGCGCCACTCGCAACCGCCAGGCCTGTCTGCTGCAGGTGACGTCGTCCGGGCGCACCCGCATGCTGGAGCCGGCGGCCGACTATTGCGCCAAGATCGACCGGCTGCTGCGTTTGTCGCACCCCAATCTGGCGGCCATTCTGGAACGCGGCGAACAGGACGGCCAGCGCTACCTGGTGCTGGAGGACGTGTCCGGTTTTGACCTGGTGTCTCTGGTCCGCAAGTTCCACCCGTTGCCGCTGCCTAACGCCCTTGGTTACCTGCTGCACGCCGCGGTCGGCCTGGGCTATCTGCACCAGGCGGGCGTGGTGCATCGCAATATCAATCCGACCAACTTCATGGTCGACAACACCGGCAAGACCCGCGTGCTGGGGCTTGAAGGCAGCCTGGTCCAGGGCGTTCCCTGCGTCACCCGGGGGCCGGTGGGTGCTCCCAATTATATGCCGCCCGAGCAGGCGATCAATTCGGAGACCGTGACTCCGCTGGCCGACGTCTATGGCTTTGGCTGTCTGTTGTTCACCACGTTCACGGCCAACCCGCCGTACTCCGGTCAGAACGCCCAGGAGTTGTTCCGGGCCCATCGTGAATCGCCTGCGCCGCAGTTGCACGATTATCGCCGCGACCTGCCGGCCGGCCTGCAGACCGTGCTCGATCGCATGCTGGCCAAACAGCCGGAAGATCGTTACCCTTCGATGGACGCAGTCATCGACGCCCTGCAATCGCTGTAA
- a CDS encoding 1-acyl-sn-glycerol-3-phosphate acyltransferase: MQKIVFEKPYKFIPPHRGDWWPAFIRDSGILYRYLKKHEGVTGYDVRHTDRLRASLDAGHGIILAPNHSRASDPLVIGRLTGEAKCLVWAMASWHLFNQSWAMSWAIRKLGAFSLYREGDDRVSVSTAINMVVEAKRPLVLFPEGATTRTNDQLHTLLPGVAAIARLAAKKRARTGGKVVIHPVGIKYLFGGDLKATVAPVLAEIEQRLSWQPQVHLPLLERIRKLGSALLTLKEVEYFGAARSGSLWERQKGLIERLLDPMEEEYFGEIKQGGVVARIKDLRIRLMPEMIDGSLTEEQRQRRWLQLADLYLSQQVSCYPLDYIKQPTTVDRILETVERFEEDLTDVARIHGHMTCVIDVGEPIEVPVGRDRNAEVDPIMVELETALTAQLAALAKESPLYEE; the protein is encoded by the coding sequence ATGCAGAAAATCGTCTTCGAAAAACCGTACAAGTTCATCCCACCCCATCGGGGTGACTGGTGGCCGGCTTTCATTCGCGATAGCGGAATCCTTTATCGCTATCTGAAAAAGCACGAAGGCGTCACCGGCTACGACGTTCGCCATACCGACCGATTACGGGCCTCGCTCGATGCGGGCCACGGCATTATTTTGGCCCCCAACCATAGCCGCGCCAGCGATCCGCTCGTCATTGGCCGTTTGACGGGCGAAGCCAAATGCCTGGTCTGGGCGATGGCCAGCTGGCATCTGTTCAACCAGTCCTGGGCCATGTCGTGGGCCATTCGCAAACTGGGCGCGTTCAGCCTGTATCGCGAAGGGGACGATCGCGTGTCGGTCAGCACGGCGATCAACATGGTCGTCGAAGCCAAACGTCCGCTGGTGCTGTTCCCCGAAGGCGCCACCACCCGCACCAATGACCAGCTGCATACGCTCTTGCCGGGCGTGGCGGCCATCGCCCGACTGGCGGCCAAGAAGCGGGCCCGCACGGGCGGCAAGGTGGTGATCCATCCGGTCGGCATCAAGTACCTGTTCGGCGGCGATCTGAAAGCGACCGTGGCGCCGGTTCTGGCCGAGATTGAACAGCGTCTGTCGTGGCAGCCGCAAGTCCATCTGCCGCTGCTGGAACGCATTCGCAAACTGGGCAGCGCGTTGCTCACCTTGAAAGAGGTCGAGTACTTTGGCGCCGCCAGGTCCGGATCCTTGTGGGAACGTCAGAAGGGCCTGATCGAACGTCTGCTCGATCCGATGGAAGAGGAGTACTTCGGCGAGATCAAACAGGGCGGCGTGGTCGCCCGGATCAAGGACCTGCGCATCAGGCTCATGCCGGAAATGATCGACGGCAGTCTGACCGAAGAACAGCGCCAGCGCCGCTGGCTGCAGCTGGCTGACCTGTACCTGTCACAGCAGGTCTCGTGTTATCCGCTGGACTATATCAAACAGCCGACGACCGTCGATCGCATTCTGGAAACGGTCGAACGCTTTGAGGAAGACCTGACCGATGTGGCCCGCATCCACGGCCACATGACGTGCGTGATTGATGTGGGCGAACCGATCGAGGTCCCCGTGGGACGCGACCGGAACGCCGAAGTCGATCCGATCATGGTCGAACTCGAAACGGCCCTGACCGCGCAATTGGCCGCGCTGGCAAAAGAATCGCCCCTGTACGAAGAATAG